The Deinococcus wulumuqiensis R12 genome has a window encoding:
- a CDS encoding ABC transporter permease subunit, with product MTVTSRPRSLRSAAAPQGAGGVLLAVLILLLLLAAASGIGWLLSSATAAVWASAPPFMVLVWTALALLLLTPLVGRTFPWIRDWFYLFPALVFVLAFTVLPVVLTVNYAFTNYSGENSGNPDSAARTAAVLSADRLTVRLPERDTQTPLPEFLKCRTASCAGDTLVLYDEDASVPREVKIARIGKGAVTLAAPAPAGLDVAYATRINRYGYVGLANFQDIFAKASRALWPVFLWTVAFAFFTVILNALAGLILGILLYNKRLKGRNIYRTLLFLPWAIPAVISVQMWKALLDQNFGIVNKTLGLLGLFAVPWLNDPLWAKISILFVNLWLGFPYMMTATISALSTINDDLYEAASIDGASRWQQITGITLPLLRQSFTPILLSTFAFNFNNFGIIYLLTAGGPAQEGRESTAQSTDILLSWGYNTAFAASGGQNYALASAIALIIFFLTLAISLVNFKAAGVFDEARK from the coding sequence ATGACCGTGACCTCGCGTCCCCGCTCGCTGCGCTCCGCTGCTGCGCCCCAAGGTGCAGGCGGGGTCTTGCTGGCCGTCCTGATTTTGCTGCTGCTGCTCGCGGCGGCCTCGGGCATCGGCTGGCTTCTTTCTTCCGCCACGGCAGCGGTGTGGGCCTCGGCGCCCCCCTTCATGGTGCTGGTCTGGACCGCGCTGGCGCTGCTGCTGCTCACCCCGCTGGTGGGCCGGACCTTTCCCTGGATTCGGGACTGGTTCTACCTGTTTCCGGCGCTGGTGTTCGTTCTCGCGTTTACCGTGCTGCCGGTGGTGCTGACCGTCAACTACGCCTTTACCAACTACTCGGGTGAAAACAGCGGCAACCCCGACAGCGCCGCGCGCACCGCCGCCGTGCTCAGCGCCGACCGCCTGACGGTCCGGCTGCCCGAGCGCGACACCCAGACGCCGCTGCCCGAGTTCCTGAAATGCCGTACGGCGAGCTGTGCCGGAGACACGCTGGTGCTCTACGACGAGGACGCGTCGGTGCCGCGTGAGGTGAAGATTGCCCGGATCGGGAAGGGCGCGGTCACGCTGGCAGCCCCCGCGCCTGCCGGACTGGACGTGGCCTACGCGACCCGCATCAACCGCTACGGGTACGTGGGCCTCGCCAACTTCCAGGACATCTTCGCCAAGGCGAGCCGGGCGCTGTGGCCGGTGTTTCTCTGGACGGTGGCCTTTGCCTTTTTCACGGTGATTCTCAACGCCCTTGCCGGGCTGATTCTCGGCATCCTGCTGTACAACAAGCGCCTCAAGGGCCGCAACATCTACCGCACGCTGCTCTTTTTGCCCTGGGCGATTCCGGCGGTCATCAGCGTGCAGATGTGGAAGGCGCTGCTCGACCAGAACTTCGGCATCGTGAACAAGACGCTGGGGCTGCTGGGGCTGTTTGCTGTGCCCTGGCTGAACGACCCGCTGTGGGCCAAGATCAGCATCCTGTTCGTCAACCTGTGGCTGGGCTTTCCGTACATGATGACCGCCACCATCAGCGCCCTGTCCACCATCAACGACGACCTTTATGAGGCCGCCAGCATCGACGGCGCGAGCCGCTGGCAGCAGATCACGGGGATCACGCTGCCGCTGCTGAGGCAGTCGTTCACGCCGATTCTGCTTTCCACTTTCGCCTTCAACTTCAACAACTTCGGCATCATCTATCTGCTGACCGCAGGCGGCCCGGCCCAGGAAGGGCGCGAAAGCACCGCGCAGAGCACCGACATTCTGCTGTCGTGGGGCTACAACACGGCCTTCGCGGCCAGCGGCGGGCAGAACTACGCCCTCGCCAGCGCCATCGCCCTGATCATCTTTTTCCTGACGCTCGCCATTTCGCTGGTCAACTTCAAGGCGGCGGGCGTATTCGACGAGGCCCGCAAATGA
- a CDS encoding sugar ABC transporter permease, protein MTTRPDDLSPQLSPDLPPGGYVHREPSLLRRAAPWLVLLALLAGLGYLVSQLWQIELRKGFSIYFVEGGWKKFLLFLLAASGVLALTSLIGQRFGQARTGKNISYLAVLGDQLTHLFLILVVLIAVYPLLYVLLAAFDPGNSLFAFPNFNDPNIFYRTGLLPQFERLTTENFAKLFEAVTIPGYQLGLAALGGAGLAALALMALASRLGNTSEGMARARSWVTRIVLAVGVLLLLVVTPAQFQGATNESKFLLSVRNTLFVSTVTGLLAILLSTTAGYAMARLRFPGRFQMLLFFIFIQMFPVFLALVAIYSLLSALGLINTFTGLILAYSGGAIAFNTWIYKGYVESLPESLEEAAMVDGATRWQTFRRVVLPLSGSMLVFIFLNQFIGTYAEFILASVLLTGVEQWTVGVMLRSFTSGQFSTKWGVFAAAATLGALPIVALFYSFQNYFVGGATAGGVKE, encoded by the coding sequence ATGACCACGCGACCCGACGACCTGTCTCCCCAACTGTCCCCCGACCTGCCGCCCGGCGGCTATGTCCACCGCGAGCCTTCGCTGCTGCGCCGCGCCGCGCCCTGGCTGGTGCTGCTCGCGCTGCTCGCGGGCCTGGGGTATCTGGTGTCCCAGCTCTGGCAGATCGAGCTGCGCAAGGGCTTTTCCATCTATTTCGTGGAGGGCGGCTGGAAAAAGTTCCTGCTGTTTCTCCTGGCGGCGAGCGGCGTGCTGGCGCTGACCAGCCTGATCGGGCAGCGCTTCGGGCAGGCGCGAACCGGCAAGAACATCAGTTACCTCGCGGTGCTGGGCGACCAGCTCACACACCTGTTCCTGATTCTGGTGGTGCTGATCGCCGTCTACCCGCTCCTTTACGTGCTGCTGGCGGCCTTCGACCCCGGCAACAGTCTGTTCGCCTTTCCCAACTTCAACGACCCCAATATCTTTTACCGCACCGGCCTGCTGCCGCAGTTCGAGCGGCTGACCACCGAGAATTTCGCCAAGCTGTTCGAGGCCGTGACCATTCCCGGCTATCAGCTGGGGCTGGCGGCGCTCGGCGGGGCGGGCCTGGCGGCGCTGGCGCTGATGGCGCTCGCTTCACGCCTGGGCAACACATCGGAAGGCATGGCCAGGGCACGAAGCTGGGTCACGCGAATCGTGCTGGCGGTGGGCGTGCTGCTGCTGCTGGTGGTGACTCCGGCGCAGTTTCAGGGGGCCACCAACGAAAGCAAGTTCCTGCTCTCGGTGCGCAACACGCTGTTCGTGTCCACCGTGACCGGCCTGCTCGCCATCCTGCTCTCGACCACGGCGGGCTACGCGATGGCGCGGCTGCGCTTTCCGGGCCGCTTCCAGATGCTGCTGTTTTTCATCTTCATTCAGATGTTCCCGGTGTTTCTGGCGCTCGTCGCCATCTACTCGCTGCTCTCGGCGCTGGGACTGATCAACACCTTCACCGGGCTGATCCTGGCGTACTCGGGCGGTGCCATCGCCTTCAACACCTGGATTTACAAGGGCTACGTGGAGTCGCTGCCCGAGTCGCTGGAAGAAGCGGCGATGGTGGACGGCGCGACCCGCTGGCAGACCTTCCGCCGGGTGGTGTTGCCGCTGTCGGGCAGCATGCTGGTGTTCATCTTCCTCAACCAGTTCATCGGCACCTACGCCGAGTTCATCCTGGCGAGCGTGCTGCTGACCGGCGTGGAGCAGTGGACGGTGGGCGTGATGCTGCGCTCCTTTACCAGCGGCCAGTTCTCGACCAAGTGGGGCGTGTTTGCCGCCGCCGCCACCCTGGGGGCGCTGCCTATCGTGGCGCTGTTCTACTCCTTCCAGAACTACTTCGTCGGTGGCGCGACGGCGGGCGGGGTCAAGGAGTAG
- a CDS encoding transporter substrate-binding domain-containing protein, translated as MKKSLLSLLVPVALALSLGACSSPRSTLEGDTLKIGMEGTYPPFTSKNEQGELVGFDVDIARAVAQKLGLKPEFVLTEWSGILAGLQANKYDVIVNQVGITPERQNSIGFSQPYAYSRPQIIVAKGSTFDPKSLEDLRGKRVGSTLGSNYEKQLIDTGGITIVTYPGAPEILADLVAGRIDAAYNDRLVVNHIINDQKLAVRGAEQIGEAAPVGIALKKGNSALKDQIDKALTEMRSDGTFQAISQKWFGQDVGQP; from the coding sequence ATGAAAAAGTCGTTGCTGAGTCTGCTGGTTCCGGTTGCCCTGGCGCTGTCGCTGGGCGCGTGCAGTTCGCCCCGCAGCACGCTGGAAGGCGACACCCTCAAGATCGGCATGGAGGGCACCTACCCGCCGTTCACCTCCAAAAACGAGCAGGGCGAGCTGGTGGGCTTCGACGTGGACATCGCCAGGGCGGTGGCGCAGAAGCTGGGCCTGAAACCCGAATTCGTACTCACCGAGTGGAGCGGCATTCTGGCGGGCCTGCAGGCGAACAAGTACGACGTGATCGTCAACCAGGTGGGGATCACCCCCGAGCGGCAAAACTCTATCGGGTTCAGCCAGCCCTACGCCTACAGCCGCCCGCAAATTATCGTGGCGAAAGGCAGCACCTTTGACCCCAAATCGCTCGAAGACCTGCGGGGCAAGCGGGTGGGCAGCACGCTGGGCAGCAACTACGAAAAGCAGCTGATCGACACGGGCGGCATCACCATCGTGACCTACCCCGGCGCCCCCGAGATTCTGGCCGACCTGGTGGCCGGACGCATCGACGCGGCGTACAACGACCGCCTGGTGGTCAACCACATCATCAACGACCAGAAGCTCGCCGTGCGCGGCGCGGAGCAGATCGGGGAAGCGGCTCCGGTGGGCATCGCCCTGAAAAAGGGCAACTCGGCCCTGAAGGACCAGATCGACAAGGCCCTGACCGAGATGCGCAGTGACGGCACCTTCCAGGCCATCAGCCAGAAATGGTTCGGTCAGGACGTGGGTCAGCCCTGA
- a CDS encoding amino acid ABC transporter permease has protein sequence MNTEQLQQIVQSAWQALPTLLAATPVTLGFALAAMLLGLPLGFAVALARLSRLGWLRALSGLFVSFIRGTPLLVQIFVIYYGLPSLGIELSPVVGGVIALTLNAAAYLSETIRAAILSIPPGQREAATSLGLSGAQTMRLVVLPQAARVALPSLSNTLIGLVKDTSLVSVITVVELLRSAQLVIARTFEPFGPYLAAALIYWLISSLLEVVQRALERRFSRGMTRD, from the coding sequence ATGAACACCGAGCAACTGCAACAGATCGTCCAGAGTGCGTGGCAGGCGCTGCCCACCCTGCTGGCCGCCACGCCCGTGACGCTGGGCTTTGCGCTGGCCGCCATGCTGCTGGGGCTGCCGCTGGGCTTCGCGGTGGCGCTGGCCCGGCTCTCGCGGCTGGGCTGGCTGCGGGCACTGAGCGGGCTGTTCGTGTCGTTCATTCGCGGCACGCCGCTGCTGGTGCAGATTTTCGTCATCTACTACGGCCTGCCGAGCCTGGGCATCGAACTCAGCCCGGTGGTGGGCGGCGTCATCGCGCTGACGCTCAACGCGGCGGCGTACCTCAGTGAAACGATTCGGGCGGCCATTCTCAGTATTCCGCCCGGCCAGCGCGAGGCGGCGACCAGTCTGGGCCTCAGCGGAGCGCAGACCATGCGGCTGGTCGTGCTGCCCCAGGCGGCGCGGGTGGCGCTGCCCAGCCTGAGCAACACCCTGATCGGGCTGGTCAAGGACACCTCGCTGGTGTCGGTCATCACGGTGGTGGAGTTGCTGCGCAGCGCCCAGCTCGTCATCGCCCGCACCTTCGAACCGTTCGGGCCGTACCTCGCCGCCGCGCTGATCTACTGGCTGATCTCCAGCCTGCTCGAAGTCGTGCAGCGGGCACTCGAACGCCGCTTTTCGCGCGGGATGACGCGGGACTGA
- a CDS encoding EVE domain-containing protein — MPAFWLIKSEPDVFSYADLTQAGREPWNGVRNYQARNFLRQMQEGDLCLFYHSNARPPGLAGVARVVRAAYPDDLQFDPASEYHDPRSGPENPRWSMVDVAPVLALPRLLPLDELRDLPAWQDSPLTRKGTRLSVFPVTGEQVREALAAVGVALPPAGGSSPA, encoded by the coding sequence ATGCCTGCTTTCTGGCTGATCAAGTCCGAACCCGATGTGTTTTCCTATGCCGACCTGACGCAGGCAGGCCGTGAACCCTGGAACGGCGTGCGCAACTACCAAGCCCGCAACTTCCTGCGCCAGATGCAGGAGGGCGACCTCTGCCTCTTTTACCACTCCAATGCCCGGCCGCCTGGCCTCGCGGGGGTGGCGCGGGTGGTGCGGGCCGCCTATCCCGACGACCTGCAATTCGACCCGGCGAGCGAGTACCACGACCCGCGCTCCGGCCCCGAGAACCCGCGCTGGAGCATGGTGGACGTGGCGCCCGTGCTGGCGCTGCCCCGCTTGCTGCCGCTGGACGAACTGCGCGACCTGCCCGCGTGGCAGGACTCGCCCCTGACCCGCAAGGGCACCCGCCTGAGCGTCTTTCCCGTGACCGGCGAACAGGTGCGCGAGGCGCTCGCCGCCGTGGGGGTGGCCCTGCCCCCGGCGGGGGGAAGTTCGCCTGCCTAG
- the ilvA gene encoding threonine ammonia-lyase, biosynthetic yields the protein MPDLLPPPSPTPLPGTLDGLDVLRLALTSQVYGAATETALSPAPRLSARTGNRVLLKREDQQPIFSFKLRGAYNKMSQLSAEERAQGVICASAGNHAQGVAFAGQKLGIPAVIVMPATTPDIKVQACRARGAEVILHGDSFSDAEQHALALQQERGLTFVHPYDDPLVLAGQGTIALELLRQVEGGEYTVFVPVGGGGLIAGVASILKALRPGVRVIGVEPDDSDAMYQSLQAGERVRLDSVGIFVDGVAVKQVGAYTFDLTRRYVDDWVRVSTDEVCAAIKDVFDDTRAVLEPAGALSVAGLKKYAAAHELRDRTLVALTCGANINFDRLRHVAERTEIGEQREAIVAVTIPERPGAFLEFIDLIGSRAITEFNYRYAPREDARIFVGVQLGQPGERQELLTLLRGRGYPVLDLTDDELAKVHVRHMVGGRAPEAVDERVYAFTFPERPGALHDFLSHLQGEWNISLFHYRNHGSAHGRVLAGVQVPGADLPRFEDFLSGLGYPAHEVTANPAYRLFLT from the coding sequence ATGCCTGACCTGCTTCCCCCACCCTCCCCCACTCCCCTGCCCGGCACGCTGGACGGGTTGGACGTGCTGCGACTCGCGCTGACCAGTCAGGTCTACGGCGCGGCCACCGAGACGGCACTCAGCCCCGCGCCGCGCCTGAGTGCGCGCACCGGCAACCGCGTGCTGCTCAAGCGTGAGGACCAGCAGCCGATTTTTTCCTTCAAGCTGCGCGGGGCCTACAACAAGATGAGCCAGCTCAGCGCCGAGGAACGCGCCCAGGGCGTGATTTGCGCCTCGGCGGGCAACCACGCGCAGGGGGTGGCCTTCGCCGGACAGAAGCTGGGGATTCCCGCCGTCATCGTGATGCCCGCCACCACGCCCGACATCAAGGTGCAGGCGTGCCGGGCGCGGGGGGCCGAAGTGATTCTGCACGGCGACTCGTTCAGCGACGCCGAGCAGCACGCGCTGGCGCTGCAACAGGAGCGCGGCCTGACCTTCGTTCACCCTTATGACGACCCGCTGGTGCTGGCTGGTCAGGGCACCATCGCGCTGGAGTTGCTGCGGCAGGTGGAAGGCGGTGAGTACACGGTGTTCGTGCCGGTCGGCGGCGGCGGGCTGATCGCGGGGGTGGCGAGCATCCTGAAAGCGCTCCGGCCCGGCGTGCGGGTGATCGGCGTGGAGCCGGACGACTCCGACGCGATGTACCAGAGCCTGCAAGCGGGCGAGCGGGTGCGGCTGGACAGTGTGGGCATCTTCGTGGACGGGGTGGCGGTCAAGCAGGTCGGCGCCTACACCTTCGACCTGACCCGGCGCTACGTGGACGACTGGGTGCGGGTGAGCACCGACGAGGTGTGCGCCGCCATCAAGGACGTGTTCGACGACACCCGCGCCGTGCTGGAACCCGCCGGGGCGCTGAGCGTGGCCGGACTGAAGAAGTACGCGGCGGCCCACGAGCTGCGCGACCGGACGCTGGTGGCGCTGACCTGCGGGGCCAACATCAACTTCGACCGCCTGCGCCATGTGGCCGAGCGCACCGAAATCGGGGAGCAGCGCGAGGCGATTGTCGCCGTCACCATTCCCGAGCGGCCCGGCGCCTTTCTGGAATTCATCGACCTGATCGGCTCGCGCGCCATCACCGAGTTCAACTACCGCTACGCCCCGCGTGAAGACGCCCGCATCTTCGTCGGGGTGCAGCTGGGACAGCCCGGCGAGCGGCAGGAACTGCTGACGCTGCTGCGCGGGCGCGGCTACCCGGTGCTCGACCTGACCGACGACGAACTCGCCAAGGTGCATGTGCGCCACATGGTCGGTGGCCGCGCTCCCGAGGCGGTGGACGAACGGGTCTACGCCTTTACCTTTCCCGAGCGGCCCGGCGCCCTGCACGACTTTCTGAGCCACCTGCAAGGCGAGTGGAACATCAGCCTCTTTCACTACCGCAACCACGGCTCGGCGCACGGGCGGGTGCTGGCAGGCGTGCAGGTTCCGGGCGCCGATTTGCCGCGCTTCGAGGACTTTCTGTCCGGCCTGGGCTACCCGGCGCACGAGGTCACGGCCAACCCGGCCTACCGACTGTTCCTGACCTGA
- a CDS encoding phosphoribosyltransferase family protein codes for MDNLTITVGDVTRTLPTVRVGNLGRVPLVEFIGDSDLTKAAAQAMLPLVPDGTELLLSVVTNALPLVHELSDRSGLPYVVARKKRRTYMQDPLIQEVPSMTLGVGETLWLDGPHAARLRGKRVAIVQDVVASGGTAQALARLVERSGGQVSGYLAAFKQGETELPLSYLQELPRRL; via the coding sequence ATGGACAACCTGACCATCACCGTCGGTGACGTGACACGCACCCTCCCCACTGTCCGGGTGGGCAACCTGGGGCGGGTGCCGCTGGTGGAGTTCATCGGAGACAGCGACCTGACGAAAGCGGCGGCGCAGGCGATGCTGCCGCTGGTTCCGGACGGCACCGAGCTGCTGCTTTCGGTGGTCACCAACGCGCTGCCGCTGGTGCACGAACTGAGCGACCGCAGCGGGCTGCCCTACGTCGTGGCCCGCAAAAAACGGCGCACGTACATGCAAGACCCCCTGATTCAGGAAGTGCCCAGCATGACCCTCGGGGTCGGTGAGACGCTGTGGCTCGACGGCCCGCACGCCGCCCGGCTCAGGGGCAAGCGGGTGGCCATCGTTCAGGACGTGGTGGCTTCGGGCGGCACGGCGCAGGCACTGGCGCGGCTGGTCGAGCGCTCGGGCGGGCAGGTCAGCGGCTATCTGGCGGCCTTCAAGCAGGGCGAAACCGAGTTGCCGCTCAGCTACCTTCAGGAACTGCCCCGGCGCCTCTGA
- a CDS encoding rhodanese-like domain-containing protein yields MADPDPRTAHLIDLRPSAEQALSPLTGARVTALTLDQIEDGQHGLTPAPEPLLVVCARGTQADLAARYLRSDGLDARAWRGTVAELQAQLRDG; encoded by the coding sequence ATGGCTGACCCTGACCCCCGAACGGCCCACCTGATTGACCTGCGCCCATCGGCAGAGCAGGCGCTGTCGCCCCTGACGGGTGCCCGCGTGACCGCGCTGACACTGGACCAAATCGAGGACGGGCAGCATGGGCTGACCCCCGCGCCGGAGCCACTGCTGGTGGTGTGCGCGCGCGGCACCCAGGCCGACCTCGCCGCCCGCTACCTGCGCAGCGACGGGCTGGACGCCCGGGCCTGGCGGGGCACGGTGGCCGAGTTGCAGGCGCAGCTCAGGGACGGGTAA
- a CDS encoding FAD-dependent oxidoreductase — protein sequence MTGPEPHPAQAPAPSLPHRAGRVWAHVGQPFHEDACDFLVIGAGRMGAACALYLRQLAPGRSLLLVEEGGLPNEEGATILAPGVWTAHDIPAGYGAQAEWTREQLLGALGSGKALEVETRPLVELFPPGTDAFPDLLPTPDALASAPDALALLDPARLPLARTDPRALTYRPGSVSLLAAQQAISLGAGLLLNTRAELVPGGVRLHRLTVTNTHQIVVHETRQVRAGVVIVAAGAAGPLLVEQGLGLHTRHGRAYRQFPRLNLPSGPHTPALRTGGLTLRPQNGGYTLVPAIHHRDPHGYQPGGGSLTGVPTGLRREVLEDLVGLMDAVPALAGGGLELGRSSADVPGAWLALPGGRPDAPPQAEELAPGLHLLLGGPLADTLGLAAAHGLAAHLARLG from the coding sequence ATGACCGGACCCGAGCCTCACCCCGCCCAGGCCCCTGCCCCGAGCCTCCCGCACCGCGCCGGGCGGGTGTGGGCGCACGTCGGGCAGCCGTTTCATGAGGACGCCTGCGACTTTCTGGTGATCGGCGCCGGACGGATGGGCGCGGCCTGCGCCCTGTACCTGCGCCAGCTCGCGCCCGGGCGTTCCCTGCTGCTCGTCGAGGAAGGCGGACTGCCCAACGAGGAGGGGGCCACCATCCTGGCACCGGGCGTGTGGACCGCACACGACATTCCAGCCGGGTACGGGGCGCAGGCCGAGTGGACGCGGGAGCAACTGCTCGGCGCCCTGGGAAGCGGCAAGGCGCTGGAGGTGGAGACGCGGCCTCTGGTAGAGCTTTTTCCCCCAGGCACCGACGCCTTTCCTGACCTGCTGCCGACCCCCGACGCCCTGGCGAGCGCCCCGGACGCCCTGGCCCTGCTCGACCCGGCGCGGCTGCCGCTGGCCCGGACCGACCCCCGCGCCCTGACCTACCGCCCCGGCAGCGTGAGCCTGCTCGCCGCGCAGCAGGCCATCTCGCTGGGGGCGGGGCTGCTGCTCAACACCCGCGCCGAACTGGTGCCGGGCGGCGTACGGCTGCACCGCCTGACCGTGACCAACACCCACCAGATTGTCGTTCACGAAACGCGGCAGGTCCGGGCGGGCGTGGTCATCGTGGCGGCGGGGGCGGCGGGGCCTCTCCTCGTCGAGCAGGGCCTGGGACTGCACACCCGGCATGGCCGCGCCTACCGGCAATTTCCGCGCCTGAACCTGCCCAGCGGCCCGCACACGCCCGCACTGCGAACCGGGGGCCTGACCCTGCGCCCGCAAAACGGCGGCTACACGCTCGTCCCCGCCATTCACCACCGCGACCCCCACGGTTACCAGCCGGGCGGCGGCTCGCTGACGGGGGTGCCCACCGGCCTGCGCCGCGAGGTGCTTGAGGACCTGGTCGGCCTGATGGACGCCGTGCCCGCGCTGGCCGGTGGGGGCCTGGAACTGGGCCGCTCCAGCGCCGACGTGCCCGGCGCGTGGCTGGCCCTGCCCGGAGGCCGCCCCGACGCGCCCCCGCAGGCCGAAGAACTGGCCCCGGGGCTGCACCTGCTGCTCGGTGGTCCCCTGGCGGATACCCTAGGCCTGGCCGCCGCGCATGGGCTGGCCGCGCACCTCGCCCGGCTGGGCTGA
- a CDS encoding SpoIID/LytB domain-containing protein, translating to MRKQVRRRVAGLEGGGPEAARPEGAGRSGVRRALLGWALLGWGSLAPALDVRVLVTSGPAVRVTVLPPAPADASAAPQPSAALPAPTPAPAALRQSWQVGVAGANLTLDGRSAGSSTLYLPPAPGSRVELGGQTYRGGVLLRVQGQGVQAINVVDVEDYLRGVVAAEMPASWPAAALAAQAVIARTYVAARINPAKPYDTCATEQCQVYRGVRGEHPATDAAIARTAGQVLAYGGQPAQTYFSSDSGGYVASSAEVWNTPLPYLVAQPDPYSVSAGGPGAKWSAEVPLTRVQQLAAGYGVRVGTLSGVEVTRTSASGRAQQLTFRGAGGSAALSGAEVGGFLRSLGARSTRVQLTRQGAALQLTGAGNGHGVGLSQYGALGMARAGYDHLRMLDFYYPGTTLDLLAASPVGQGQP from the coding sequence ATGCGGAAACAGGTGCGGCGACGGGTGGCAGGTCTGGAAGGAGGCGGTCCGGAAGCGGCGAGACCGGAAGGCGCGGGTCGGTCCGGAGTGCGGCGGGCACTGCTCGGGTGGGCGCTGCTCGGGTGGGGCAGCCTGGCCCCGGCCCTGGACGTGCGGGTGCTGGTGACCAGTGGCCCGGCGGTCAGGGTGACGGTCCTGCCGCCCGCTCCGGCGGACGCGTCGGCGGCGCCTCAGCCCTCTGCCGCGCTGCCTGCGCCCACCCCGGCCCCCGCTGCTCTGCGCCAGAGCTGGCAGGTGGGCGTGGCCGGGGCGAACCTGACGCTCGACGGACGCAGCGCGGGCAGTTCCACCCTCTACCTGCCGCCCGCGCCCGGCAGTCGGGTGGAACTCGGGGGGCAGACCTACCGGGGCGGCGTGCTGCTGCGGGTGCAGGGCCAGGGCGTGCAGGCAATCAACGTGGTGGACGTCGAGGACTACCTGCGCGGGGTGGTCGCCGCCGAGATGCCCGCGAGCTGGCCCGCCGCTGCGCTGGCCGCCCAGGCGGTCATCGCCCGCACCTACGTGGCGGCGCGAATCAACCCGGCGAAGCCCTACGACACCTGCGCCACCGAGCAGTGTCAGGTCTACCGGGGCGTGCGCGGCGAGCACCCCGCCACCGACGCGGCCATCGCCCGGACTGCCGGACAGGTGCTCGCCTACGGGGGGCAGCCCGCGCAGACGTACTTTTCCAGCGACTCGGGCGGCTACGTGGCGTCCAGCGCCGAGGTCTGGAACACCCCGCTGCCCTACCTGGTCGCGCAGCCCGACCCCTACTCGGTCTCGGCAGGCGGACCGGGCGCGAAGTGGAGCGCCGAAGTGCCGCTGACGCGCGTGCAGCAGCTCGCCGCCGGGTACGGGGTGCGGGTGGGCACCCTGAGCGGCGTGGAAGTCACGCGCACCAGCGCCTCCGGGCGGGCGCAGCAGCTCACCTTCCGGGGCGCGGGGGGCAGCGCCGCGCTCTCGGGCGCGGAGGTCGGCGGGTTCCTGCGCTCGCTGGGGGCCAGGAGTACCCGCGTCCAGCTCACGCGACAGGGCGCGGCGCTGCAGCTGACCGGCGCGGGCAACGGGCACGGGGTGGGTCTCTCACAGTACGGTGCCCTGGGCATGGCGCGGGCGGGCTACGATCACCTGCGTATGCTGGACTTCTACTATCCGGGCACGACCCTGGACCTGCTGGCCGCGTCCCCGGTCGGCCAGGGGCAGCCGTGA